Within the Prosthecochloris marina genome, the region CAGCAGATCGTCAACCATAACTCCCCACCCTCCCGGCAATTTCTGAGCAAAATTGACCGGCTCGGGTTTCAGGATATCAAAAAAACGAAATGCTGCAAAACCCATCACGACAGGAAGCCATCCGACAGGCAGTAGCAAAAGAGCAATCCATTGCCCTGCAACTTCATCAATAGTTACCTGAGAAGGGTCGCGCCCGTAAATTTCCTCCATAACTCCGGCGGACCAAAGACCGACAACAAAAACAACACCAACAGCCGAAACAGCTATTTCCAACTGCTGAAAGGCAGGAACTGCAGCGAAAAAAACAGCGGCAACGACACTGGTAACCGTCCCGGGTGCAAAAGGAAAAAAACCCAGCCCCGCACAGCTCCCCACAAATTTAGCAAAGAACGTTTTCATGGTTCAACTCTCTCAGCCACGTTAACGTGAAGGAGATGGACTCAACAGCCCTTTCCAGTTCTGCACAAGATATGAAATACCGGTGTAAACCGTATAAAGGGTAATCAAAAGCATGATAAAGTCCAGATAATCGGAATACAGAACATCTTGCACCACCGCAGAAACGTATTCACCGGTAAAGGCCTCTTCCTTGAGCAGGATAAAAAGCATAATCACATATGCAAAAACGTTCTGTGTCAGCGTCTTGTACTTGGCCTCCCGGCTTGTCACCACAGGTTTGTTTTTCCACTCCGCATAGACACGTAAAACCGTCACAACAACATCACGCAACAGAACCAGCATCACCATCCACAGCGCCAGGTACCCTTCCCAGACATAGATCAGAAACGCTGCTGTAATGAGAAACTTATCTGCCAAAGGATCGAGAAACGCACCCAATCTGCTGGTAAGGCCATATTTTCTTGCATGATAACCATCATAAATATCGGTCAGCGAGGCAAAAACAAAAACAACGACTCCCAGAAGCTTCATATACGGAGAATCAAGCAGAAGCAGAAACATAAAAACAGGGACAAGCAATATTCGCAGTGCTGTCAACTGATTGGGTAACGTCATGTGCTGCATAACGCAAACATCGATGGGTATTGTAAGAATCCTTTATTTGCGCTCAAGATAATGTATCCGCCTCACTTTCTCAACTCAAGCCATGAGGCTGTCTCAAAAGAACTGCTTCACGACTATCGGTCACCATGCATATGTTTCCGGTAGAGAGTCATACCGCACTTCATGCCGCATCCATACTGACTTTCTTTGGAAGATGGATCCCCGGGTAATACCTGTAAAATAGTTGTTTATGATTTCATGGATCAGGCCCGAGGATGACTACATAAAGATAAATTGCCGGACTAATGAGACAACCTCAGTTGACAGTCTGAAGGATACAAACACTCAGCACCATTACAACTCTATAATCGTCACTCCAACGCCACCTTCCGACCAGTCACCCAGCCTGAAACTTTTCACTGCCGGATGCTGCTTCAGGCATTGTGTCACCCTCTGACGGAGTGCACCGGTTCCCTTACCATGTACAATGGTCGCTTGCTGAACCCTGTTCAACCGTAGTTTATCGACGAAACGCTCTACTTCGCCAACAGCCTCATCTCCCTGAAGGCCCCGCAGGTCGAGTTTTGTGGACTCAAGCGGAGAAGCCGATACCGGTGGCAGTGCACGTTCGAGCTTTTTCGCTTTTGTCTTCGAAATTTTTTCAAGGTTTTTCAGTGCCGTTGACAAGCGGAACGTTCCACACTGCACAATGGCTTCTTCTCCTTGCAGGGACACAACCTCCCCTGTAGTGTTTGTTGTAAGAACACGAACGGTATCCCCTTTCCGAATGGAAAGATCGGGCCGAAGAGAGTGCTCAAACTCTGCTGCAAGTTTTTTTTCCTCCGACAATGCAGCTTTCTTTCGATTTTCAAGCTTGTTTCGTGCAGCGGAAACAACAGCTTCGACCGGCTGTTTCCTTACATCGCGCAGGATGTCACGAATCGCTTTTTTAGCTTGCTCAATTTCATGAACCATCTCTCTCCGGGTCTTGATCTTCATCTCCCGCTCCCTGCTTTCCAGCTCTTCGACTTTTTTGCCAAGGCGTGCTTTTTCAGATGCGAGATCCTCCTTTTCTCTCTCGAGCGAATCTTTCAGTTGTACATTATGCTCAAGAGAAATCCTCAGATCATCGAGCATAGTGTCAAGCCCGGTTCTGCCTTTATCAAGATAACTTTCTGCTCTGTCGACCACCTCCTGGCTGAACCCCATGCGCTGCATCATGGCAAAAGCAAAGCTGTTGCCGGGCAAACCTTTCACGAAACGAAACGAGGGACTCAGTGACGAACGATCAAATTCCATTGCACCGTTCACCACCCCATCTCTTCCATGGGCATAGGCTTTCAATTCTCCAAGATGTGTCGTAACAATAACTTTTGCATCCTTTGCAAGCAGTTCCTCGATAACCGAGCGCGCAATCGCGCTCCCCTCTTCAACATCCGTCCCCGAACACAGCTCATCGATCAAAACCAGACTTTTTTCCGTTGCCGCATCGAGAATCAACCGAATTTGTTCAAGATGGGAACTGAACGTTGAAAGATCGTTCTCGATAGACTGTTCATCACCGATCTCGATAAACATTTTTTCAAAGAGCGGAAACACAGAACTTTCACTGCAGGGAACCAGAAAACCATGGGCGAGCATACAACACAAAAGACCAGCTGTTTTCATCGCCACAGACTTGCCTCCGGCATTCGGACCTGAAATAACAAGAACCTGTTCATTACCGCTCAACTCCATATCAAGAGGAAACACCTTCTCTTTTTTCCGGCGATGAGAAACAACAAGCCATGGATGAAAACCGTCGAGTATCCGCAACGTTTTTCCTTTCCCTACTTCAGGCAATACCGAACCGGTATCGAGAGCAACCTGAGCCCGGCCATAGAGTGAATCAAACACCGCCATCAACGTCTGATTGTGCTGAACATTCTTGCGCTCTTCTCTGATACGCCCGGTCGTCTCTCTTAAAATTCGCTCGACCTCCCTACGCTCGTTTATTTCAAGATCCTGAATTCTGTTGCTCAGCTCAAGCGTTTCAGCGGGCTCTATAAACACTGTCTGCCCGGTATGGGAATAATCCTGAATAAATCCTGGAAGTTTGTATTTGTATTCAACCTTGAGACCCAGAACCAACCTGCCGTTTTTCATAGCCACAGTATCTTCCATGAGCCAACCTCTCTCCTGGCACCGCTTGAGAAGACGTGTCATTTTCTTGCGCAGTGTTTCTCTACTCTCGTTGAGTTCACGCCTCAGGGTAAAAAGACCGTCACTGGCCGTATCCCTGACCTGTGCCTGCTCATCGACAACCCGCATGATTTCATACTGAAGCGACTTTTCCAACCAAAGCTGTATTGTCAAATCGTTGAGCGAGGGATAGACCGTACGGTTTTGAAACATACATTTTCTGAGCTGCACCGAGGCACGGAGAAGATCGTGAATATCGAGTAACTCCCTTGGTTCAAAATAGGTATCGGCTGTATCGAGTTCCCTGAGCAGTGCCCGAGTATCCGGTAAGGCGGAAAACGGCAAAGGATTGCCTTCTTCAAGAAACAGTCGTAACTCAAGTACACGCTTGAGTTCCTCCTCAAGCTTCGTATGGTCATAAAAAGGGAGTGTACCGGCAAGCTCATCCCTTCCCATATCGGAGATACAAAAGGATGATGCATAAGCAATAATCCTGTCAAATTCCAGTTTCCTTTTTGTTATGCTATCCATCATCATCGCTGTATCCGATTAACTCCTTTTTACTTCAACGAAAGATAAAATTAAAATGCTTTTGACCCATCTCTTCACCTGCCGCCATTACTCACTATCTGCATGCTATTTACCGGGTTTTTGCTGGAAAAAGCACCTGGTAACCGTATATTATTTGTTCCTGCCTCATGCTGCCATTAATCTAAATAATAGAAACATGGAAAAAGAGAAACTCGTCATTATTAGTACCGTAGGTAATGATAATCCCGAAAAAGCAACCTTGCCTTTCGTACTTGCAACAGCCTGTCAGTCTCTGGATACTGATGTAGTGATGTTTCTGCAATCATCTGCGGTTGTTTTGGCAAAAAAAGGCGAAGCGGAATATATCAAGGCAGATGGCCTTGTGCCTCTCAAGGAACTGCTTGATACATTTATGGAAATGGAAGGTGCTCTTTATTTATGTTCTCCGTGCATCAAGGAAAGAGGAATTTCGATGGACGAGGTGATCGACGGCGCCAACGTTGCCGCAGCGGGAACACTGGCCAGCGAAGTAATGAGTGCAAAATCAGTAGTCACCTATTAAAAAACATTTCATTAGCAGTCTTAGCATTCAACCACAACTTCCGGCCCTCGAATATCCTATTTGCCTTTGAGGTTTCAGGAACTTGTATCGTCTACCTCCATTAACAGCCATAAGCCCCCAGTTCGATCGAGATACTAGGCGGATAGCAGAAAGTTTCGGTCCTATCCGCCTGGTAAAAGGCGTCAGAGGATAGAGCAAAAACAAAGCAACAAAGCTCTTTTTTATGCTCCCCGCAGCTTCATGGTCGGCATCCTGAACAACGCATATTGCAACCATTTATGGGCAAAAATCATCAATTCCTCTTCATCGCTTCTGAGCTGTTCCTGCAGCTCCTCGTCAACCTCGAACACGTCAAAGAACCGGCTTTCGAAAACAAATGATTTGAACGAATCGACTTCATAACTACCCATAAAAAACATTTTCAGGCTTTTTTCATCGGGCTCCAGATCAGGACTATACATTTTTTTATTTAAAATCAGATCCATCCAGACCTTGTTTTTATCGTCATAGAGATCGATTTCCTGCTTTTTTCGCCACTCCGCTACCGTCTGTTCTTGCTTTTCTTCAAATCCTTTGCAATGCTCTTCTTTTATCAGAAAGTAAAAATCACTCCCTTGCGCTGCGTCATTCTTGTAGACACCGAACCCGATAGGATAATACCTGCATGCAAGAGGCCGGTCATCATAGAGTGAACACCCCTCTTCTCCGACAAAACTGCACGAACCTGTTTGTGCAAGTTTCAGTTTCAGGAACGGCAGTTTCGATTCACCGTGAATAACCGGTTCGGTGTGCTTTGAAATGAATTCAGCAGATGTCATACCGAGTCGATTTTTCATCCGCAGAATATCGTAAGGGGTCAAAAAAATGTCAAGACCCCCACAGCACGTGTTATAACAGGAAAGCTCTTTATGACAGCCGAAACAGAATATGCTGTCATCGGCCAGTTTTGTCTTTTCATCGAGATTCAATCCGAGTTTGTTCAATATATTATCCATGGTTACCTCTTTTATCCTTGTGATACTCCTACTAATACGCTTTGTTCGGCTTCATGACAATGCAATGTCCGAAGGGCTTTTGTGTGTCATGGCGATTTTAAAAAGATAGTCGAAAGTTCCTGGTTTCGCAGTGTTCCTGTACGGGGAACAGAAAAAACCGGCATGGTGTTTATCATGAAAATATTGCATAAGCAGCAAAGATGGCTTATCATACTTTTTGTGGAAGGCATACCTAAATTTTGATTGATGAAAAATCCTATGAAGATCAAAGAAGCACCTCAATGCCCTCATTGCGGTACGAAGATGAAAAAATGTGAACCCCCTCCTTATAACTATGGGGATGGGCTTGGTTGGTGTACACCCTATTTTTATATGTGCTTCAATGATGAGTGCAACCTTTATGTCAACGGCTGGAACAACCTGAAGGAAAACTACAACAAAGTCGCATCATACCGATGCATGTGTTATCCTGACAACGGAGTTTTCGAAGCGATGTGTGTCTTTTCACCCGATGGCTTGAAAGGACAGATTATAGAAGAACACTAAAAAAACGGGGATCGCCGACAAGGCGATCCCGGCACTGTACATATCATCCTTTCTTCTCGAAGAACACCCGTAGTCTTCACACTTCGATATCCCGCTTCAACATTTTCGTATACGTAATCGCAACCGTCCTGTAAACAAAATGTGCAAGTTTTGAATACGGCACGTAGATGATGATGTAAAAGACAAACACCAGGTGCAGGAAGTAGGTCAGATATGCGATAACCGGCGGAAAATTCATCACCCTGAACATCTGTGCAAGCATCCCTGAAGCTCCCACAAGCAATACCATTCCGACAAACACCCAATCAAACGATGACGTGACCGTATCAACTCCACGTTCCTTCAGCCTGTTGGCAATGATCAGACCGCCCCCGGCAAGAAGCGCAAGCGAACTGACATTGGCCAGGAGCTTGAACGTTACCTTCAAGATCCAGACCATGGTTTCAGACCCACCAAACAGTGCAAGAATATCAGGATCGTCCACCGGGTAAGGCGACTCCCACTTCAATCCATAAAGAAACAAGATAGCACAGAGCGTTGTAACAAAGAGACCGATAAACCCGTAAAACACGAGCATGTGAGCAATGGAACGATCCTGGTTTTCGTCGCACTTCTTGAATTTCGAGTGGGTCATGATCTCCTTGAGCGTTTCGATAAAACTCGGCAAAAAACCTGCTTTCGGCTTCATTTGAGAACCTTCGCTTAGATTTTTCCAGAACCTTGAAATACTGACGCCGAACATAACGACCGCCAGAACCGAAAGAGGTCCGAAGATCTGATCGATATAGTGAATGGGAAAAAGCTTGGAGAAAACCACTTCGCCTTCAGGAATGCCAAGATGACCTGTCACACCGAGAACAAGCAGAAAAAACACGACCGGAATAGCAAGCGCTTGCCAGATGTTCTTCGGATCCCCGACTATTTTCCCCATGAATTTGGGAAACGCGTTCTCCTGAATAACGCTTTTTCTCAAGATAGCGAGCACATCGCCTGGTCTGGCCCCCCTCGGGCAGTATTTCGAACAATCGTTACAGTTATGACAAAGCCATATATCGGCACTTTTGACCAGTTCATCCTTCAGGCCCCATTGCGCCATAAGCATCTCTTTTCTGGGAAACGGCCTGTCATCAGGGGATAACTGACACACAACGGAACAAGTAGCGCATTGATAGCACTTCTTCATTGTATCGGCACCGGCCTCTTTCAGCTCCCTGACAAACTTTACATCCGGTGTAAATACAGTTTTTTCAGCCATATATTACCTCCACATTTAACAGCTCTAAAACCAGGACAACGCGCCAAAACCTACTCGTAACGCTCCTTTGAAAGAGAAATCGTCATGTTTCTTCGCGTTGCTGTTTGCGGTTATTGTTATTAGAATCCTTTGTAAGGATTTTCACCAATATCATCGATCTTCTTGGTAAACTCCTCAATTATCCCAGGCAGTTTTTCCCATTCATTTATAGCAATTTGTACCTGCTCGACCCTTTCCGCTTCAAGCATAAGACGATCAAGTGTTTCCTGGACTTTTTCAAGCCTTTCATTAGCCATCTGGCTTCCCTTGATGTAATGACACTGGTAATCATCCCCGTATTTACATCCGAGGAGCAGAATACCATCGATCCCTTTGGAAAGAGCATCGGCAATCCACACGAGGTTCAATCCGCCGAGACATCGCAACGGTATCAGCCTGATGTTGGGATTGAGATTCATCCTGTTCAGCCCCATCATATCAAAAGCAGGATATGCATCGTTTTCACAGACGAAACCAAGAATAAAGGTTCCTTCATCAGGAACTTCTATGGATTTCAAAACAGATGAAATCATATCGACACTGTAATCCTTGAATGAAATGACTCTTTGCGGACATGCTCCCATACAGACACCGCAACGGCGGCAACGAGACGGGAATTCAAGCGGAGTTCCGTCCGCTTTTTCATTATAGGCTCCGAACGGACATTCAACAGTACATCTTCTGCACTGAGTACAGCTTTCAAATCGTATTTCAGGATACGTCCGGTCCCATGTTCTGGGGTGAACGGCTCTTCCCTCTGCAGTGAGTTCGAGACACTGAATGGCTTTCAATGCGGCACCGGTTGCATCCGCTGTAGACTGAACCGCATCCATGGGATGGCGCACCGCTCCTGCAGAATAAATACCTGTTCGTCTTGTTTCGTAAGGAAAGCAGATGAAATGCGAGTCAGGAAAGCCCCATTTCAGATGAGGCATTTCAGGCCCCTGGCGATACTTGAGGTTAAGGATCAGGCTTTCGGGCTCCAGTGCTTCGATTTCACCGTCTTCCGTCTCTTTTTTCACTATGTTTCCGATATATTCAGAAGTAAGATTGTTAACCCCTTTCTCATCGGGAACCATGCTCGAAACCATACCTGTAGCCAGCACGACCATGTCGGCCTGGATGTTCATTTTCCTGCCGAGCAGAAGATTATCCACTTCGACATAGAGACTCCCGTCAGGGGCTTCTTCTATATCGAGTATTTCTCCTTTGGCGAGAAAAACTCCCTCGTCGTCCTGCGCGGATTTATAGAAGTTTTCATACAACCCCATCGTCCTCATATCCTTGTAAATAATAAAAGCACCTGCATCAGGGTCGGACTCTCTTACGTATTTCGCCTGTTTCAGTGACACATTGCAACACACCGTAGAACAGTACGGCACATGGTCTTCATCCCGCTGCCCTGCGCATTGCATGAATACAACGTTCTTTACCGGTTTACCGTCGGATGGTCTGAGCACCTTGCCGTTGCCGTTCTTGACAAGTTCCTCCATTTCGAGATTCGTCACCACATTCTTGTGCTTACCGTATCCCAGGTGACCGAGTTTCCCGGCATCATAAGGTTTCCAACCTGTGGCTAAAACTATAGAACCGGCATCGAACGCCTCAGCCGTTCCGCTTCGGTCTATCGTCACCTTGTATTCGCCGGGCCCTCCTTCGATTGAGGAAATTGTAGCGCGGGTATGTATGGTGATATTCTTGTCGTTTTGAGCAGCATCGATCTTGGATGAAACAGTAGGCTGTTCGAGCTCGGCAAACGGCGGTTTGGTCGGAAAAACCCGATACATCTTTTTAGCCCATCCTCCCAGTTCTTCAGCTTTTTCAACCAAAACCGTTTTATAGCCGGCCTGCGACGCTTCAAGGGCCGCTGTCAGGCCGGTAACGCCACCGCCAACAACAAGAACGGTCCGATTGACATCGGCTATCTTAGGGTCGGGCAGCTCAGCTTTTTCAGCTCGTGTAATTCCCATTCTCAGATAATCGGCAGCCATCATCTGGGTCGATTCTCTGGACGCCTCATCCGAAGGCTGTGTCCAGACAACCTGCTCCCGGAGATTCACCCTCTCGACAACGTTTTTCAGAGGATCGAAATCAAACACATCGCTGTTCACTCTCGGCGAACAAGCAGCAATGACGATCTTGTTGACATCACCGTTGTTTATATCATCCTTGATAACCTGTACACCGTCTCTGCTGCAAAGGAACGGATGCGTCTTGCATACGGGCACCCTGAACTCACTGGACGCGACCTTTTCGAGTTCTTCAATGTCCAGAGCCTCTCCAATACCGCAGTCACTGCAGAGATACACTCCTATTTTCTTTTCGTCAGCCATAGTTTAACTCCTCACAAGACTTTGAATGCTTTTCAATGCCACGCCTGTGGCATCCTGTATGGATGTGGTAACATCTGAGGGCCTTTTAGCCACGCCTGTAGAATAAACACCGGGAGATTTACCCGTAACGATAAACCCGTTCTCCTCGAAATTCAGCGAAGCGTTCTCGGAAACAGCAGCGGCCATACCGGTAGCCAAAACCACCATATCTGCTTTTTCATAGATCTTTTCTCCGCCTTCCACATCTTCGGAAGTAACGATGACACCGCCAGTTGCCGGATCTTCCTCTATTTTGGCGATCTTGCCTTTCATCAGTTTTATACTTTCGTCCGACTTCACCCTGTTGAGAAAATCCTCATATTTACCGGGGGTTCTCAGATCGATGTATGCGACGACAACCTGTGAATCAGGATACTGTTCCCTGACATAGGTTGCCTGTTTGAGAGAAGCCATGCAACAAATTGCAGAGCAGTAGTTCAAGTGCTCTTCATCTCTGGATCCGGCACACTGCACAAAAACAACTTTCTTGGCCTCCTTGTTATCCGAAGGTCTCAGAATCTTTCCTTTTGTCGGACCGTTCGGAGAAGCAAGTCGCTCCATCATCATGTTGGTAATGACGTTTTTCACCTGACCGTACCTCAGATTATCCATTTTCGAGGCATCATAAGGATTCCAGCCGGTTGCGTAAACAATACTGCCAACGTTCAACTCAACGGTTTCGGGCTCCATGTTTAAGTCTATCGCATCATATTTGCATGCCTCGACACATTTGTCACAGGATGAATCGGTACATGCCTCCCTGTCAACGACGTACCTCATGGGATATGCCATTTCATGCGGCAGATGTATCGCCTTGGTCTTGTCCATCCCGAAATTAAAATCATTCGGCGTCTCGACCGGGCATACTTCGGCGCAGGCATCGCATGCAGTACATTTTTCATTGACATATCTTGGGCTCACTTTGAGCCTGACCTTGTAGTTTCCCTCATCCCCGCTTACCTCCTCGACCCGGGTCATCGTATAAACGGTTATTTTGGGATTTGGCTTGATTCGTCTGAAGTTCATCTCCAGACCACAGTAGGGCGGACAAAGCTTGGGGAAATACTTGTTCAACTGAGCGACCCTTCCTCCGAGGTAAGGGTTCTTCTCAACAATAATCGTATTGTAGCCAACCTCTGCGGCTTCAACCGCAGCGGTGATCCCGCTTATACCACCTCCGACAATTAAAACAGTTTCAACTGACATGATTCTCCTCTGCGGATAAACACTGATAATCTTTGAACAGGAATCGTAAACTTCTTAGTCTCTCTTCATGCATTGTATTTCTGCAAATAAAGTAATCCCCGAGGCCGAACCTCGGGGATATTCTTCGGGCTACGTCACAAATGTCACGGACTAATCCGGCACAACCTGGACGTAATCCCTCTTCGAGAGGCTCCATGTATGAGAATCCCTGTCATACTTGGAAATGGTGAAGCACCTCCAGTTCTCATCATCGACATAGAAATGATCAGCCCTGAAATAGTAGCCCGGGTAGCGTGTATCTTCCCTGAACAGAATGTGCTGCGCATGCGCTTCACCGGCCATCAGACGATGATAGTTCTCCCAGCATCTCATCAGTTCATGAAGATCTTCAGCTGCCATTTTTTCAGCATCCTCCTTGAGCAAGGTAAGGTGCTCCAGTCCTTTCTCGAGCATGGTCTTACTTGTGGTATACCAGGTAGATACACCGGCCACATACTCGTCCATGATCTTCTGGAGCCTTGCCTGAAACATTTTCGGCTTGATATAGTTCGGATTGACCTCGGTATCGGTGCTGTAATCCTTGTTTTTACCGAAAACCTCCATCGGCAGATAGATTTCAGCAATAACCTCATCGACATCCCTGCCAAGCTCCGGTTTGTAATCGGCATGGTCCAGGCAGTAAGCTGTCATTGCCTTTCCGGCAATTCGCCCTTCAGCATGAGAACCCGAAGAGAACTTGTGCCCTGAAGCACCAACACCGTCACCTGCAGTAAAAAGACCGTCGACAGTGGTCATTCTGTTATAGCCCCAGTGCCATTCATCCGGAATACCGGCAACATCGCCAGGACCACTCACCCAGATTCCAGCACAGCCTGCATGTGAACCGAGAAGATACGGCTCGGTCGGCATCAGCTCGGACGGAAGTTTGTCCGGCTCGATGTTGTTACCCGCCCAGACAACGGCCTGACCGATACACATATCGAGAAAATCTTCCCATGCCTCGGCTTCGAGGTGCTTCATCTGTTTCGGTGTCATGGTCTCACCCAGAGCCTGCATAGCCTCATGGGTACGCATCAGAATAGGTCCTTTGCCGGCTTTCATGTCGATCATCATCATATGGTTTCTCATTGCTGTCGTGAGCTGATGAGGATCTTCGGCATATTTTCCGAAATCTTTATTTGCCGCTCCGAGGTTCGTAGAGCAGTAGTCTTCTCCGAGAGAGTTGGTCGCCTTACACTTGAAGAACAGGAACCATGCACCAACAGGACCGTATCCATCCTTGAATCGAGCAGGCACAAACCTGTTTTCCATAAGAACCAGTTCGGCACCGGCCTGAGCAGCCAATGCATATGTGGTACCGGCGTTCCAGACAGGATACCATGCACGGCCCTGGCCTTCGGCAGTCGAACGAGGTCTGTAAACGTTAACCGCGCCACCGCAGGCAAGCAACATGGTTTTTGCGGTAAAGACGTAAACCTTGTTTTCCCTTACACTGAAACCGATAGCACCGGCGACTCTGTTAGGATCGTTTTTATCATGAATCAGCTCACTGATGAAAACCCTTTCAAAATGGTTCTGATCGACACCGGTCTCTTTTCTGTTATATTCAAGGGCCTTTTTTGCAGCTTCGGCAACGATAACTTTGTAGGATTCACCGTTGATCATGATCTGCCATCTTCCCGACCTGACGGGCTTACCGCCTTCAGTCAGTTTCGGCGCAGGTTTTGAACCGTCTTGAGTGGAACCGTCCTCAGCGCGCTTCCACACCGGAAGCCCCCATTCTTCGAAAAGATGGACTGAATTGTCAACGTGCCTGCCGAGATCATAGACAAGATCCTCCCGGATAACGCCCATAAGGTCTTTTCTGACATATTTCACATAATCCGCAGGATCGTTTTCGCCACAATAGGTATTGATAGCTGAAAGCCCCTGCGCAACAGCACCGCTTCTGTCGGTCGCTGCCTTGTCAACCATGGTGATCCTTATTCCTTTCGGTGTCGCCCATTTGCCAGCCTCATATGCAGCACCGCAGCAAGCCATTCCACCGCCAATAAGCAGAATATCCGTATCTACAGTAACAACTTCCGGCTTCTCGCAATATTTAAATTCGTTTTTTTCAACTCCCATTGATTCCTCCTTAACCAATTTTGATTGTGTTATAGTGTTGGATATTCCGGCATGTTAAAGAAACCCGGCTTCTTGAGGTTGGCGTAATCGGGTTCCGGCTTGCCTGTATAGAGATCAACAGAACCTTCTGCAGTGGTTCTGATCGGGAACTTGTACCTTTTGAGCGTACCGTTACGGAATTTGATCGTCCACATGATTGCATCGGTACCTCTTAAGGGAATAACGTTTCCCCCAAGGGGCACAAAATCTGCATAACCCCTGACCTCGATAGCCTGCTGTGGACAGATCTTCACACAGTTGTAACATTCCCAGCACTGGTCAGGCTCCTGATTCCATGCCAGCATCCTGTCGACATCGAGCTTCATAAGGTCATTGGGACAGATATACATACATGCTGTCCTTTCCTGCCCTTTACAGCCGTCACATTTCTCCTTAATTACAAAA harbors:
- a CDS encoding phosphatidylglycerophosphatase A, which produces MKTFFAKFVGSCAGLGFFPFAPGTVTSVVAAVFFAAVPAFQQLEIAVSAVGVVFVVGLWSAGVMEEIYGRDPSQVTIDEVAGQWIALLLLPVGWLPVVMGFAAFRFFDILKPEPVNFAQKLPGGWGVMVDDLLAGVYANLSVRIVLWLLSFFPATAPL
- the pgsA gene encoding CDP-diacylglycerol--glycerol-3-phosphate 3-phosphatidyltransferase; the encoded protein is MTLPNQLTALRILLVPVFMFLLLLDSPYMKLLGVVVFVFASLTDIYDGYHARKYGLTSRLGAFLDPLADKFLITAAFLIYVWEGYLALWMVMLVLLRDVVVTVLRVYAEWKNKPVVTSREAKYKTLTQNVFAYVIMLFILLKEEAFTGEYVSAVVQDVLYSDYLDFIMLLITLYTVYTGISYLVQNWKGLLSPSPSR
- a CDS encoding endonuclease MutS2, translated to MDSITKRKLEFDRIIAYASSFCISDMGRDELAGTLPFYDHTKLEEELKRVLELRLFLEEGNPLPFSALPDTRALLRELDTADTYFEPRELLDIHDLLRASVQLRKCMFQNRTVYPSLNDLTIQLWLEKSLQYEIMRVVDEQAQVRDTASDGLFTLRRELNESRETLRKKMTRLLKRCQERGWLMEDTVAMKNGRLVLGLKVEYKYKLPGFIQDYSHTGQTVFIEPAETLELSNRIQDLEINERREVERILRETTGRIREERKNVQHNQTLMAVFDSLYGRAQVALDTGSVLPEVGKGKTLRILDGFHPWLVVSHRRKKEKVFPLDMELSGNEQVLVISGPNAGGKSVAMKTAGLLCCMLAHGFLVPCSESSVFPLFEKMFIEIGDEQSIENDLSTFSSHLEQIRLILDAATEKSLVLIDELCSGTDVEEGSAIARSVIEELLAKDAKVIVTTHLGELKAYAHGRDGVVNGAMEFDRSSLSPSFRFVKGLPGNSFAFAMMQRMGFSQEVVDRAESYLDKGRTGLDTMLDDLRISLEHNVQLKDSLEREKEDLASEKARLGKKVEELESREREMKIKTRREMVHEIEQAKKAIRDILRDVRKQPVEAVVSAARNKLENRKKAALSEEKKLAAEFEHSLRPDLSIRKGDTVRVLTTNTTGEVVSLQGEEAIVQCGTFRLSTALKNLEKISKTKAKKLERALPPVSASPLESTKLDLRGLQGDEAVGEVERFVDKLRLNRVQQATIVHGKGTGALRQRVTQCLKQHPAVKSFRLGDWSEGGVGVTIIEL
- a CDS encoding DsrE family protein, encoding MEKEKLVIISTVGNDNPEKATLPFVLATACQSLDTDVVMFLQSSAVVLAKKGEAEYIKADGLVPLKELLDTFMEMEGALYLCSPCIKERGISMDEVIDGANVAAAGTLASEVMSAKSVVTY
- a CDS encoding YkgJ family cysteine cluster protein; its protein translation is MDNILNKLGLNLDEKTKLADDSIFCFGCHKELSCYNTCCGGLDIFLTPYDILRMKNRLGMTSAEFISKHTEPVIHGESKLPFLKLKLAQTGSCSFVGEEGCSLYDDRPLACRYYPIGFGVYKNDAAQGSDFYFLIKEEHCKGFEEKQEQTVAEWRKKQEIDLYDDKNKVWMDLILNKKMYSPDLEPDEKSLKMFFMGSYEVDSFKSFVFESRFFDVFEVDEELQEQLRSDEEELMIFAHKWLQYALFRMPTMKLRGA
- the qmoC gene encoding quinone-interacting membrane-bound oxidoreductase complex subunit QmoC, with protein sequence MAEKTVFTPDVKFVRELKEAGADTMKKCYQCATCSVVCQLSPDDRPFPRKEMLMAQWGLKDELVKSADIWLCHNCNDCSKYCPRGARPGDVLAILRKSVIQENAFPKFMGKIVGDPKNIWQALAIPVVFFLLVLGVTGHLGIPEGEVVFSKLFPIHYIDQIFGPLSVLAVVMFGVSISRFWKNLSEGSQMKPKAGFLPSFIETLKEIMTHSKFKKCDENQDRSIAHMLVFYGFIGLFVTTLCAILFLYGLKWESPYPVDDPDILALFGGSETMVWILKVTFKLLANVSSLALLAGGGLIIANRLKERGVDTVTSSFDWVFVGMVLLVGASGMLAQMFRVMNFPPVIAYLTYFLHLVFVFYIIIYVPYSKLAHFVYRTVAITYTKMLKRDIEV